GGGAAGTGAGTTTTAAGAACCATgggttgaagttgaagttggaGGTGTAGCGTTGCGTTCATAATTCACCTTTTCAGCGAAATCCTGCTTGGGGAGGCAGGCCGGGAGGATGTACCTGGAGAAGGTGATGGGGGTGGCCAGCTTCAGGAGGGCGATGTCGTTGTGGTACGTGTCCGGCCGGTACCCCCTGTGGGTGATGATGGTCTGGACCTGGTGCGTGGCCTCGTTACCGTGGT
This sequence is a window from Etheostoma cragini isolate CJK2018 unplaced genomic scaffold, CSU_Ecrag_1.0 ScbMSFa_1965, whole genome shotgun sequence. Protein-coding genes within it:
- the LOC117940222 gene encoding coagulation factor X-like, whose product is MNESRYISVRLGEFDTLVDHGNEATHQVQTIITHRGYRPDTYHNDIALLKLATPITFSRYILPACLPKQDFAEKVNYERNATPPTSTSTH